One Perognathus longimembris pacificus isolate PPM17 chromosome 2, ASM2315922v1, whole genome shotgun sequence DNA segment encodes these proteins:
- the LOC125347246 gene encoding serine protease 1-like: MSSLLILVLVAAAAAFPLDDDDKIVGGYTCAKNSVPYQVSLNSGAHVCGGSLINDQWVVSAAHCYNPHLQRFIQVRLGEHNIRALEGDEQFIDAAKIIIHPQYNSTTAVNDILLIKLSSPASLNSRVATVSLPTSCAPVGTQCLISGWGNVLSFGVYNPDLLQCVEVPILNQADCEASYPGEITKDMVCAGFLEGGKDACQGDSGGPMVCNGELQGIVSWGLGCAWEGFPGVYTRVCKYVDWIQDTIAAN; encoded by the exons ATGAGCTCACTCCTGATCCTGGTTCTTGTGGCAGCTGCTG CTGCTTTTCCTCTTGATGATGATGACAAGATCGTCGGAGGCTACACCTGTGCAAAGAATTCCGTCCCCTACCAGGTGTCCCTGAACTCTGGTGCCCACGTCTGCGGTGGCTCCCTCATCAATGACCAGTGGGTGGTGTCTGCAGCCCACTGCTACAATCCCCACCTGCAGCG CTTCATCCAAGTGAGGCTGGGAGAGCATAACATCAGAGCCTTGGAGGGAGATGAGCAGTTCATCGATGCTGCCAAGATTATCATTCACCCTCAGTATAACAGCACAACCGCGGTCAACGACATCCTGTTGATCAAGCTCTCCTCACCTGCCTCCCTCAACTCCCGTGTGGCCACCGTGTCTCTGCCAACCTCGTGTGCGCCTGTTGGCACCCAGTGCCTCATCTCCGGCTGGGGCAACGTTCTGAGCTTTGGTG TCTACAATCCAGACCTGCTGCAGTGTGTGGAAGTTCCTATCCTAAATCAGGCTGATTGTGAAGCATCCTACCCTGGAGAAATCACCAAGGACATGGTCTGTGCTGGCTTCCTCGAGGGAGGCAAGGATGCCTGCCAG GGAGATTCTGGTGGCCCTATGGTGTGCAATGGAGAGCTCCAGGGAATTGTCTCTTGGGGACTTGGCTGTGCCTGGGAAGGATTCCCTGGGGTGTACACAAGAGTGTGCAAGTATGTGGACTGGATTCAGGACACCATCGCTGCCAACTGA